A region of the Arenibacter antarcticus genome:
CCTTTTTCAATCCACTATCACTGGTGGCTTCAAAATGTTTTCTGTACATCGCCCAAACCAGACTTGCCCCAATCATCGCACCAATAAACTGTGCTAAAATATAGGAAGGCACCTCCTGCCAAGGAAATATACCTGCAACCGCCAAACTTATACTCACGGCCGGATTAAGATGTGCGCCGCTATATGGGGAAGCGACTACTACTCCAACATAGACTGCCAATGCCCAACCCGTTGTGATAACGATCCAACCACTATTTTGACCTTTGGTTAAATTTAATACTACATTAGCGACAACGCCCCCTCCTAAAAGGATTAGCAACATTGTACCGATAATTTCTGCTATAAATGGTGTCATAATTTAAAAATTGTGGTTGTTATTTTTGTTCCGTCCAATACTGAAGCGCATCAATCGCTCTGTACCATCCTTTGATTCCGTTTTCTATTTCCTTTCGATTTTCCGTTGGGGTAAAATGGACATCCGTTTGCCATATTTTTTGAATTTCTTCGAGATCTTTCCAATAGCCAACCGCGAGTCCAGCCAAATATGCAGCCCCCATCACTGTGGTTTCAACCACTTTTGGACGTACTGTTTTTGTATTCAGGACATCAGATTGAAACTGCATCATAAGATCGTTCACTGTTGCCCCTCCATCTACTCTAAGTTCTTTTATAGATACCCCAGAATCAGCCTCCATAGCCTTTAAAACATCCATGGTCTGATATGCGATAGATTCCAATGCCGCCCGTGCAATATGCGCATCGGTACTACCTCGGGTAAGTCCAAAAATTGTGCCTTGTGCTCTTTGGTTCCAATGCGGTGCTCCCAAACCAGCAAAGGCTGGGACAAAGTAGATACCTTCGGAACATTCCACTGATGCCGCCAAACTCTCTACTTCCGATGAAGTGTTGATTATTTTCAGGCTATCCCTCAGCCACTGAACTACTGCCCCTGCAATAAATATACTTCCCTCTAGAGCATATTGGGTCTTGCCATTAATTTTCCAGGCGATGGTAGTTAAAAGGTTATTTGTGGAAATTATAGGTTTATCGCCAATATTCATCAGCATAAAACAACCCGTTCCATAAGTGTTTTTTACCATCCCTGGTTTTGTACACATCTGTCCAAAAAGCGCTGCTTGCTGATCACCTGCAATTCCGGCAATGGGGATCTTTTGGTTAAAGAAATTGGGGTGGGTATAACCATAGACCTCGCTAGATT
Encoded here:
- the glpK gene encoding glycerol kinase GlpK; this translates as MEKYILALDQGTTSSRAVIFDKKGNIVSTAQKEFTQYFPKPGWVEHDPMEIWSTQAGMAAEVVAKRGLSGANIAAIGITNQRETTVVWDKKTGEPVYNAIVWQDKRTADFCDELKAAGKMDLIREKTGLVIDSYFSATKVKWILDNVSGARKRAEAGELLFGTIDSWLIWKMTQGELHITDVTNASRSLIFNINTLEWDEELLDLFTIPKNMLPQVKQSSEVYGYTHPNFFNQKIPIAGIAGDQQAALFGQMCTKPGMVKNTYGTGCFMLMNIGDKPIISTNNLLTTIAWKINGKTQYALEGSIFIAGAVVQWLRDSLKIINTSSEVESLAASVECSEGIYFVPAFAGLGAPHWNQRAQGTIFGLTRGSTDAHIARAALESIAYQTMDVLKAMEADSGVSIKELRVDGGATVNDLMMQFQSDVLNTKTVRPKVVETTVMGAAYLAGLAVGYWKDLEEIQKIWQTDVHFTPTENRKEIENGIKGWYRAIDALQYWTEQK